A single region of the Duganella sp. BuS-21 genome encodes:
- the ybgC gene encoding tol-pal system-associated acyl-CoA thioesterase → MPADFIWNVRVYYEDTDAGGIVYYANYLKFFERARTEWLRALHVDQHALLAEHDAMFVVKSVSAEYHAPAKLDDELKLTVSIEKIGRASIVFHQEAWRGELLLNTARVKVGCVDSALRPRAVPAVVADKMRHNTKTD, encoded by the coding sequence ATGCCTGCAGATTTCATCTGGAACGTCCGGGTCTACTACGAAGACACCGACGCCGGCGGTATCGTCTATTACGCAAACTATCTGAAGTTCTTCGAGCGCGCCCGCACCGAGTGGCTGCGCGCCCTTCACGTCGATCAGCACGCCCTGCTGGCCGAGCACGACGCCATGTTCGTCGTCAAAAGCGTCAGCGCGGAGTATCATGCGCCCGCAAAGCTCGATGATGAACTAAAATTAACGGTTAGTATCGAGAAGATCGGCCGCGCCTCCATCGTTTTCCACCAGGAAGCGTGGCGTGGCGAACTATTGCTGAACACGGCGCGGGTGAAGGTTGGCTGCGTCGATTCCGCTCTGCGTCCGCGCGCCGTCCCGGCGGTCGTCGCCGACAAAATGCGTCACAACACCAAAACAGACTGA
- a CDS encoding aldo/keto reductase produces MQYTTFGRRTGLRVSELALGTGNFGTGWGYGSEREEAKAVFDGFAAQGGNFIDTADTYQVGQSEQMLGDFIAADRDHFVLATKYTMGMAPNSGPSRTGNSRKNMIQSVEASLKRLNTDRIDLFWAHFTDEVTPLEEIMRGFDDLVRQGKILYAGLSNFPAWRVARADLMAELRGWTPIAGIQIEYSLVERGADRELLPMVETLGLGAALWSPLGGGLLTGKYRDGSKDGRLTGFGGALVHTEKSERETTILDTVQAISNELGATPTQVAIAWLLHKARRTHTALVPILGSRTRAQLDATLGAVALQLSIEQAARLDAASAIKLGSPYDTIAEQKVAIAGGPQVQLRYPTISAR; encoded by the coding sequence ATGCAATACACTACTTTCGGCCGTCGAACCGGCCTCCGCGTCTCCGAACTCGCGTTGGGGACTGGTAATTTTGGCACTGGCTGGGGCTACGGGTCCGAGCGAGAAGAAGCGAAGGCCGTATTCGATGGTTTTGCTGCCCAAGGTGGTAACTTCATCGACACGGCCGATACCTATCAAGTTGGACAATCCGAGCAAATGCTGGGCGATTTCATTGCTGCTGACCGTGACCACTTTGTCTTGGCCACCAAGTACACAATGGGCATGGCTCCTAATAGCGGTCCTTCCCGTACCGGCAACAGCCGCAAGAACATGATCCAGTCGGTGGAGGCAAGCCTGAAGCGTTTGAATACTGATCGCATCGACCTTTTTTGGGCCCACTTTACGGACGAGGTAACGCCCTTGGAGGAAATAATGCGTGGCTTCGACGACTTGGTGCGCCAAGGCAAGATCTTATATGCAGGGTTGTCCAACTTTCCAGCTTGGCGCGTGGCGCGCGCGGACCTGATGGCAGAGCTGCGTGGCTGGACCCCCATTGCCGGCATCCAGATCGAATATAGCCTCGTGGAGCGTGGGGCTGATCGCGAACTGCTTCCGATGGTCGAGACACTTGGGCTGGGCGCCGCGCTATGGTCGCCGCTGGGTGGTGGACTGTTGACGGGGAAGTATCGTGACGGCAGCAAGGATGGGCGTCTGACCGGCTTTGGCGGTGCGCTGGTACATACAGAAAAGTCCGAGCGCGAGACCACCATCCTCGATACCGTGCAAGCGATTAGTAACGAGCTGGGCGCGACGCCAACCCAAGTGGCCATCGCCTGGCTGCTGCATAAAGCACGCCGCACGCATACCGCTTTGGTTCCGATCCTCGGATCTCGCACGCGCGCGCAGTTGGACGCCACTCTGGGTGCAGTTGCGCTCCAACTGAGCATCGAGCAGGCTGCGCGCTTGGATGCGGCCAGCGCGATCAAACTCGGCTCGCCCTACGACACCATTGCTGAGCAAAAGGTCGCCATTGCAGGAGGTCCCCAAGTGCAGCTTCGCTACCCAACCATCTCCGCAAGATGA
- the pilV gene encoding type IV pilus modification protein PilV, producing MRARGYTLPEILIAVVVLALGIVGGVALQMSALRARHQAVLLSQATHMAVALAERVRANPAQADLYLTLNYDAYAEPVPHAPACLCHGDACAAAQLALADMYEAKLLVRQSMPAGRVAVCRDAGVWSGGKLRWACEGGAASPLVVKVGWRGKNPDGTPLKDAAGEYAPGVALVVGAVP from the coding sequence ATGCGCGCACGCGGCTATACCTTGCCGGAAATCCTGATTGCGGTGGTGGTGCTCGCCCTGGGCATCGTCGGTGGCGTCGCTTTGCAAATGTCGGCGCTGCGGGCGCGGCACCAGGCGGTGCTGCTGTCGCAGGCAACGCACATGGCCGTAGCATTGGCCGAACGTGTGCGCGCCAATCCGGCGCAGGCCGATCTCTATCTCACCCTCAACTACGACGCCTACGCCGAGCCGGTGCCGCACGCGCCTGCTTGCCTATGCCATGGCGACGCCTGCGCGGCCGCGCAGTTGGCGTTGGCCGATATGTACGAGGCCAAGCTGCTGGTACGCCAGTCCATGCCGGCCGGCCGCGTTGCAGTCTGCCGCGATGCCGGAGTGTGGAGCGGCGGCAAGCTGCGCTGGGCGTGCGAGGGCGGTGCGGCGTCGCCGCTGGTGGTGAAGGTCGGCTGGCGCGGCAAGAATCCCGATGGCACGCCGCTCAAGGACGCCGCCGGCGAGTATGCGCCCGGTGTGGCGCTTGTGGTGGGAGCGGTGCCATGA
- a CDS encoding SDR family NAD(P)-dependent oxidoreductase, translating into MIVFITGATAGFGAAMARIFAQNGHKVLISGRREDRLQALAAELGEAALPVVLDVTDRESIKAALDGLPTAWREIDVLVNNAGLALGVTPAHTSSLEDWDTMIATNISGLVAMTRAILPGMVERGRGTVINLGSVAGDTPYPGGNVYGATKAFVEQFTLNLRADLVGTGVRATNLAPGLCGGTEFSNVRLKDDAAAAKVYEGTQPLTAEDIAETAYWVATLPAHVNINRIEMMPTCQGYGPLNIKRKL; encoded by the coding sequence ATGATCGTCTTCATTACCGGCGCAACCGCCGGCTTCGGCGCCGCGATGGCCCGCATCTTCGCGCAAAACGGCCATAAAGTGCTGATCAGCGGCCGCCGCGAGGATCGTTTGCAGGCCTTGGCGGCCGAATTGGGCGAGGCCGCCCTGCCGGTGGTGCTGGATGTGACCGACCGCGAGTCGATCAAGGCGGCGCTGGACGGTTTGCCGACGGCATGGCGCGAGATCGACGTGCTGGTAAATAACGCCGGCCTGGCGCTGGGTGTGACCCCGGCCCACACCTCCTCGCTGGAGGACTGGGATACCATGATCGCCACCAACATCAGCGGCCTGGTGGCGATGACGCGGGCGATTCTGCCGGGGATGGTGGAACGTGGTCGCGGTACGGTGATCAATCTGGGTTCGGTGGCGGGTGACACCCCGTATCCGGGCGGCAATGTCTATGGTGCGACCAAGGCGTTTGTCGAGCAGTTCACGCTGAATTTGCGTGCGGACTTGGTCGGCACCGGCGTGCGCGCGACCAATCTGGCGCCGGGCCTGTGCGGCGGCACCGAATTTTCGAATGTGCGTTTGAAGGATGATGCGGCGGCGGCCAAGGTGTATGAAGGCACCCAGCCGCTGACCGCCGAGGACATTGCGGAAACGGCGTATTGGGTGGCCACCCTGCCGGCGCACGTCAACATCAATCGCATTGAGATGATGCCGACCTGCCAGGGTTACGGGCCCTTGAACATCAAGCGCAAGCTCTAA
- the pal gene encoding peptidoglycan-associated lipoprotein Pal, protein MRKLSSLAFAITTAAILSACSTPVKVSEPAPVVERPVEKAVTPQADTRTVAPVETKSLDPLDDPKGVLANRSIYFDFDSYVVRADGKPVVENHSAYLVKTKSRSILVQGNTDERGGAEYNLALGQKRAEAVRKAMSTLGVPESQIEAVSLGKEKPKASGSNEEAWAQNRRADIVYK, encoded by the coding sequence ATGCGTAAACTCAGCAGCCTGGCATTCGCCATCACCACCGCCGCCATCCTGTCGGCTTGCTCGACCCCAGTCAAAGTGTCGGAGCCGGCACCCGTTGTGGAACGTCCAGTCGAAAAAGCTGTGACCCCACAAGCGGACACCCGCACCGTGGCCCCGGTTGAAACCAAATCGCTGGATCCGCTGGACGATCCAAAAGGCGTGCTGGCCAACCGCAGCATCTACTTCGACTTCGACAGCTACGTCGTGCGCGCCGACGGCAAGCCAGTGGTGGAAAACCACTCGGCCTACCTGGTGAAAACCAAATCGCGTTCGATTCTGGTTCAAGGCAATACCGATGAACGCGGCGGCGCCGAATACAACCTGGCCCTGGGCCAGAAACGCGCCGAAGCCGTGCGCAAAGCCATGAGCACCCTGGGCGTGCCGGAATCGCAAATCGAAGCGGTCTCGCTGGGCAAGGAAAAGCCTAAGGCCAGCGGCTCGAACGAAGAAGCATGGGCGCAAAACCGTCGTGCAGACATCGTCTACAAGTAA
- the tolQ gene encoding protein TolQ — protein sequence MNVTQDLSFLALITNAHLIVQLIMALLFVISLTSWTYIFSKLFAIRTARRLTVDFEKTFWAGGNLHALHQNAGKDRASSGPLARIFEAGMGEFIKSKASYTASREDMDAGAVLDSARRAMRAAFQREMDALESHLAFLASVGSVSPYIGLLGTVWGIMNAFRGLANVQQATLAAVAPGIAEALIATAIGLFAAIPAFVAYNRFSYDVDRLAIRFESFVEEFSNILQRQSR from the coding sequence ATGAACGTCACTCAAGACCTTTCTTTCCTCGCCCTTATCACCAATGCGCACCTGATCGTGCAATTGATCATGGCGCTGCTGTTCGTCATCTCCCTCACCAGCTGGACCTACATCTTCAGCAAACTGTTCGCGATCCGCACCGCACGCCGCCTGACGGTGGACTTCGAAAAGACCTTCTGGGCCGGCGGCAACCTGCACGCCCTGCACCAGAACGCCGGCAAGGACCGCGCCAGCAGCGGCCCGCTGGCCCGCATCTTCGAAGCCGGCATGGGTGAGTTCATCAAGAGCAAAGCCTCCTACACCGCCAGCCGCGAAGACATGGACGCCGGCGCCGTGCTCGACAGCGCCCGCCGCGCCATGCGCGCCGCCTTCCAGCGCGAGATGGATGCGCTCGAATCGCACCTGGCCTTCCTGGCCTCGGTCGGCTCGGTGTCGCCGTACATCGGCCTGCTGGGCACCGTGTGGGGCATCATGAACGCCTTCCGTGGCCTGGCCAACGTCCAGCAAGCCACCCTGGCCGCAGTCGCGCCCGGCATTGCCGAAGCGCTGATCGCCACCGCCATCGGCCTGTTCGCCGCGATTCCGGCCTTCGTCGCCTACAACCGTTTCTCGTACGACGTGGACCGCCTGGCGATCCGTTTTGAGAGCTTCGTCGAAGAGTTCTCCAACATTCTGCAGCGTCAATCGCGTTAA
- the nrdR gene encoding transcriptional regulator NrdR, whose product MKCPFCQHEDTQVLDTRVSEEGDAIRRRRRCGKCDKRFTTYERIELVMPYVVKKNGSRTEYASAKLRGSLELALRKRPVAAPAVDAAIASIEEKLLTSGQREVETGYIGELVMQELKRLDNVAYIRFASVYKNFEDLAEFQNAIAEVGQERKVPRKS is encoded by the coding sequence ATGAAATGTCCGTTTTGCCAGCATGAAGATACCCAGGTCCTCGATACGCGCGTATCGGAGGAGGGGGACGCCATTCGCCGGCGCCGGCGCTGCGGTAAATGTGATAAACGATTTACCACCTATGAGCGCATTGAACTGGTGATGCCGTATGTGGTCAAGAAGAATGGCAGCCGCACCGAGTACGCCTCGGCCAAGTTGCGCGGTAGTCTGGAGCTGGCCCTGCGCAAGCGTCCCGTGGCCGCCCCTGCAGTGGACGCCGCGATTGCCTCGATCGAGGAAAAGCTGCTGACCAGCGGTCAGCGCGAAGTCGAAACCGGCTACATCGGCGAGCTGGTGATGCAGGAACTGAAGCGCCTCGACAACGTGGCCTACATCCGCTTTGCCTCCGTCTACAAAAACTTCGAAGATCTGGCCGAGTTCCAGAACGCCATTGCCGAAGTCGGCCAAGAGCGTAAAGTCCCTCGTAAAAGCTAG
- the tolA gene encoding cell envelope integrity protein TolA, which produces MKHATAGGPYKVPRQHDGFRSGLLAVVMHAVLLLFLWVGVSWQNNEPTEVQAEIWDMKVQDAAPPAPTPEPAPEPQPEPEVIKPPPPAPKVEAPQVPKEDPEIALQRIKKKKLEEEKAEKLEQARLKKEADEKLAKLEAKKKADQKAKEDKEKAEDEAKDKALAEKEKKKAATEKLAKEKAEKAAKEKAFAAEMSRITGAAAKGTSGSAAQSTGGRVDGGYAAAIRTKIKSNLVYGSEDDSLSATYVITQLPTGEIIGVRKVKGSGSTAYDNAIENAIAKSSPLPKKKDGTVERELNLDFKLKDMH; this is translated from the coding sequence ATGAAACACGCAACCGCAGGCGGTCCGTACAAGGTTCCGCGACAACACGATGGTTTCCGCTCCGGCCTGCTGGCGGTGGTGATGCACGCCGTGCTGTTGCTGTTCCTGTGGGTCGGCGTCAGCTGGCAGAACAATGAACCGACCGAAGTGCAGGCCGAAATCTGGGACATGAAGGTGCAGGACGCCGCACCGCCGGCGCCGACGCCAGAGCCGGCGCCGGAACCGCAGCCCGAGCCGGAAGTGATCAAGCCGCCGCCACCGGCGCCCAAGGTGGAAGCACCGCAGGTGCCGAAGGAAGATCCGGAAATCGCGCTCCAGCGCATCAAGAAGAAAAAGCTGGAAGAAGAGAAAGCTGAAAAGCTGGAACAAGCACGCCTGAAGAAGGAAGCCGACGAAAAGCTGGCCAAGCTGGAAGCCAAGAAAAAGGCCGACCAGAAGGCCAAAGAGGATAAAGAAAAAGCCGAAGACGAAGCCAAGGACAAAGCCCTGGCCGAGAAAGAGAAGAAAAAAGCCGCCACCGAAAAACTGGCCAAGGAAAAAGCCGAGAAAGCCGCCAAGGAAAAAGCCTTCGCCGCCGAAATGAGCCGCATCACCGGCGCCGCCGCCAAAGGCACTTCCGGCAGCGCCGCGCAATCAACCGGTGGCCGTGTCGACGGCGGCTATGCGGCGGCGATCCGAACCAAGATCAAGAGCAATCTGGTCTACGGTTCCGAGGACGACAGCCTGAGCGCGACCTATGTCATTACCCAGCTGCCGACCGGTGAAATCATCGGCGTGCGCAAGGTAAAAGGCAGCGGCTCGACCGCCTACGACAATGCGATTGAAAACGCGATTGCCAAATCGTCACCACTACCCAAGAAAAAAGATGGTACGGTAGAACGCGAACTTAACCTGGATTTCAAGCTGAAGGACATGCACTGA
- a CDS encoding serine hydroxymethyltransferase, with product MFAKDHTLASVDPELFGAIQNENTRQHDHIELIASENYTSPAVMEAQGSQLTNKYAEGYPGKRYYGGCEYVDVVEQLAIDRVKKLFGAEAANVQPNSGSQANQGVFFAVLKPGDTIMGMSLAEGGHLTHGMPLNMSGKWFNVVSYGLTAAEDIDYDAMEALAKEHKPKLIIAGASAFSKKIDFERFAAVAKAVGAYFMVDMAHYAGLIAAGLYPNPVPHADFVTSTTHKSLRGPRGGIILMKAEHEKAINSAIFPGIQGGPLMHVIAGKAVAFQEALQPAFKEYQQQVVKNADVLAKTLIKRGLRIVSGGTESHVMLVDLRPKNLTGKEAEAILGSAHITTNKNGIPNDPQKPFVTSGVRLGSPAMTTRGFKEAEAEEVGNLIADVLDNPHDAATIERVKAAVKVLADKFPVYAK from the coding sequence ATGTTCGCAAAAGATCACACCCTCGCCAGCGTTGACCCGGAATTGTTCGGCGCGATTCAAAACGAAAACACCCGCCAGCACGATCACATCGAGTTGATCGCGTCGGAGAATTACACTTCGCCAGCCGTGATGGAAGCGCAAGGTTCGCAACTGACCAACAAATACGCCGAAGGCTATCCAGGCAAGCGCTACTACGGTGGCTGCGAGTATGTGGACGTCGTCGAGCAACTGGCCATCGACCGCGTGAAAAAACTGTTCGGCGCGGAAGCGGCCAACGTGCAGCCTAACTCGGGCTCGCAAGCCAACCAGGGCGTGTTCTTCGCCGTGCTGAAACCAGGCGACACCATCATGGGCATGTCGCTGGCCGAAGGCGGCCACCTGACCCACGGCATGCCGCTGAATATGTCCGGCAAATGGTTCAACGTCGTGTCCTACGGCCTGACCGCTGCGGAAGACATCGACTACGACGCCATGGAAGCGCTGGCCAAAGAGCACAAGCCTAAGCTGATCATCGCCGGCGCATCGGCGTTCTCGAAAAAGATCGACTTCGAGCGCTTTGCCGCTGTCGCCAAAGCGGTTGGCGCGTACTTCATGGTCGATATGGCGCACTACGCCGGCCTGATCGCTGCCGGCCTGTATCCTAACCCGGTGCCGCACGCCGACTTCGTCACCTCGACCACGCACAAATCGCTGCGCGGTCCGCGCGGCGGCATCATCCTGATGAAGGCCGAGCACGAGAAGGCTATCAACTCGGCCATCTTCCCTGGCATCCAGGGCGGCCCGCTGATGCATGTGATCGCCGGTAAAGCCGTGGCTTTCCAGGAAGCGCTGCAGCCTGCGTTCAAAGAGTACCAGCAGCAAGTGGTGAAGAACGCCGACGTGCTGGCCAAGACCCTGATCAAGCGCGGCCTGCGCATTGTGTCGGGCGGCACCGAGTCGCACGTGATGCTGGTGGACCTGCGTCCTAAGAACCTGACCGGCAAGGAAGCGGAAGCGATCCTGGGTTCGGCTCACATCACCACCAACAAGAACGGCATTCCTAACGATCCGCAGAAGCCATTCGTGACTTCGGGCGTGCGTCTGGGCTCGCCGGCCATGACTACCCGCGGCTTCAAGGAAGCGGAAGCGGAAGAAGTCGGCAACCTGATCGCGGACGTGCTGGACAACCCGCACGACGCTGCCACCATCGAGCGCGTGAAAGCGGCGGTGAAGGTTCTGGCTGACAAGTTCCCTGTCTACGCCAAGTAA
- the ybgF gene encoding tol-pal system protein YbgF, translating to MMKFSKSGLSAALLAAAVWMPLQAHAGLFDDDEARRALLDLRAKVESMRTELSARIDTKSDKASTLDLVSQNETMLQEIAKLRGQIEVLANDISNTQKRQKDFYTDLDARIRKLEPREVNIDGKTAQVDPNEQRNYEAAMQLFKAGDYKAAGSALSDFVARYPGSSYASNAQYWLGNAYYAQRDCKAAIAAQLVVLKNYGDSPKAPDAMLNIASCQTELKDKAAKKTLQDLIKQYPDSSAAVTAKERLAGK from the coding sequence ATGATGAAATTCTCCAAATCCGGCCTGAGCGCCGCCCTGCTGGCAGCGGCCGTGTGGATGCCGCTGCAAGCCCATGCCGGCCTGTTCGACGACGACGAAGCCCGTCGCGCCCTGCTCGACCTGCGCGCCAAGGTCGAGTCCATGCGCACCGAACTGTCGGCCCGCATCGACACCAAGTCCGACAAAGCCAGCACGCTCGACCTGGTGAGCCAGAACGAAACCATGCTGCAGGAAATCGCCAAGCTGCGCGGCCAGATCGAAGTGCTGGCCAACGACATCTCCAACACGCAAAAGCGCCAGAAAGATTTCTACACCGACCTCGACGCCCGCATCCGCAAGCTTGAACCGCGCGAAGTGAACATCGACGGCAAGACTGCCCAAGTCGACCCGAACGAGCAGCGCAACTATGAAGCAGCCATGCAGCTATTCAAGGCCGGCGACTACAAGGCCGCCGGCAGCGCCCTGAGCGACTTCGTGGCGCGCTATCCGGGCTCGAGCTACGCCTCCAACGCGCAATACTGGCTCGGCAACGCCTACTACGCCCAGCGTGACTGCAAGGCCGCCATCGCAGCCCAGCTGGTGGTGCTGAAGAACTACGGCGACAGCCCGAAGGCGCCGGACGCCATGCTGAACATCGCCAGCTGCCAGACTGAGCTGAAAGACAAGGCTGCCAAAAAGACACTACAGGACTTGATCAAGCAATACCCGGATTCGTCGGCGGCGGTGACGGCCAAGGAACGCCTGGCCGGGAAATAA
- a CDS encoding ExbD/TolR family protein: protein MASSFSSSMRGGRGRKLKSEINVVPYIDVMLVLLIIFMVMPSANDPSVVDLPRAEKSTKPPSDYVQIVLKPNGALSIGIKGKGEDAPETAPNRDALVRKLRTIHAEHPDYPVLIAGDKESKYDDVIQLISEAKKLGISRVGLSTK, encoded by the coding sequence ATGGCCTCTTCCTTCTCCAGCAGCATGCGCGGCGGCCGTGGCCGCAAGCTCAAGTCCGAAATCAACGTCGTGCCCTACATCGACGTGATGCTGGTGCTGTTGATTATCTTCATGGTGATGCCGTCGGCCAACGACCCAAGCGTGGTCGACCTGCCGCGCGCCGAGAAATCGACCAAGCCGCCGAGCGACTACGTGCAGATCGTGCTCAAGCCGAACGGCGCGCTGTCGATCGGCATCAAGGGCAAAGGCGAGGACGCACCGGAAACCGCGCCCAACCGCGACGCCCTGGTACGCAAGCTGCGCACCATCCACGCCGAACACCCGGACTACCCGGTGCTGATCGCCGGCGACAAGGAAAGCAAGTACGACGACGTGATTCAACTGATCTCGGAAGCGAAAAAGCTGGGCATCTCCCGCGTCGGCCTGTCCACCAAGTAA
- the tolB gene encoding Tol-Pal system beta propeller repeat protein TolB has product MKKLTMLYTGLIIAATMASVPSAQAQMRIEISGVGSNQIPVAVAGFANEGVAPQKVSEIIKADLERSGVFKIIDAGVVNDVNNIDYSGWKAKGADALVVGTVDALADGRYDVRYKLLDTVKQAKISNLDKAVTAQFTRLSAHLIADDVYFKLTGIRGAFSTRIAYVKQEGRSYQLMVADADGENEQLALRSNEPIISPSWSPDGTKVAYVSFEQKKPVVYVQNLITRARTVVANEKGSNSAPAWAPSGNKLAVALSKSGNTQIYTVNADGSNLRRATNSTGIDTEPQWSADGESIYFTSDRSGGPQIYRMNPDGGDAKRITFGGSYNISPRISSDGKTLAYISRRDGNFQLYVLDLASGQEQRLSDTTSDESPSFAPNGKYIMYATQSGSRKSLAVVSVDGRVKQRLTTQAGNIKEPTWGPFMQ; this is encoded by the coding sequence ATGAAAAAACTCACTATGCTTTACACCGGCCTGATCATCGCCGCCACCATGGCCAGCGTACCGTCGGCCCAGGCCCAGATGCGGATCGAAATTTCCGGCGTCGGCAGCAACCAGATTCCGGTGGCCGTGGCCGGCTTCGCCAATGAAGGCGTGGCGCCGCAGAAAGTATCGGAAATCATCAAGGCCGACCTGGAGCGCAGCGGCGTATTCAAGATCATCGACGCCGGCGTGGTCAACGACGTCAACAACATCGACTACAGCGGCTGGAAAGCCAAGGGCGCCGACGCGCTGGTGGTCGGCACCGTCGACGCGCTGGCCGACGGCCGCTACGACGTGCGCTACAAGCTGCTCGACACCGTCAAGCAAGCCAAAATCTCCAACCTGGACAAGGCCGTCACCGCCCAGTTCACCCGCCTGTCGGCCCACCTGATCGCCGACGACGTCTACTTCAAGCTGACCGGCATCCGTGGCGCCTTCTCGACCCGCATCGCCTACGTCAAGCAGGAAGGCCGCAGCTACCAGTTGATGGTGGCCGACGCCGACGGTGAAAACGAACAACTGGCGCTGCGCTCGAACGAGCCGATCATCTCGCCATCGTGGTCGCCGGACGGCACCAAGGTCGCCTACGTCTCGTTTGAACAAAAAAAACCGGTGGTCTACGTGCAAAACCTGATCACCCGCGCGCGCACCGTGGTGGCCAATGAAAAGGGCAGCAACTCGGCGCCGGCCTGGGCCCCGAGCGGCAACAAGCTGGCCGTGGCCTTGTCCAAGAGCGGCAACACGCAGATCTACACCGTCAACGCCGACGGCAGCAACCTGCGCCGCGCCACCAACAGCACCGGCATCGACACCGAACCGCAATGGTCGGCCGATGGCGAAAGCATCTACTTCACCAGCGACCGCAGCGGCGGCCCGCAGATCTACCGCATGAACCCGGACGGCGGCGACGCCAAGCGCATCACCTTCGGCGGCAGCTACAACATCAGCCCGCGCATCTCGTCGGACGGCAAAACGCTGGCCTACATCTCGCGCCGCGACGGCAACTTCCAGCTGTACGTGCTGGACCTGGCCAGCGGCCAGGAGCAGCGCCTGTCGGACACCACCAGCGACGAATCGCCGAGCTTTGCCCCCAACGGCAAATACATCATGTACGCCACGCAATCCGGCAGCCGCAAGTCGTTGGCCGTGGTTTCGGTCGACGGACGTGTAAAACAACGCCTGACCACTCAGGCGGGCAACATCAAGGAGCCCACCTGGGGTCCGTTCATGCAGTAA